From Arcticibacter tournemirensis, one genomic window encodes:
- a CDS encoding chloride channel protein, which yields MKIFKQGIPISPSLTYLNTSDKNIKKSYFQKKRLLRISALCVLTAAAISFVAKILIYLINLVTNISFYGSFDFAFNSPANNLLGLWVIVVPAMGGLLVGLMALYGSKAIRGHGIPEAMEQILTNKSRIKPSIAFLKPISAAIAIGTGGPFGAEGPIIATGGAFGSTLGQLLHVTPNERKIILAAGATAGMSAIFGTPVAAIFLAIELLLFEFSPKAVLPVALACITGAAGHHFLFESGPVFPMPDLDIPSNMALGIYSFIGIIIGIISMALTKAVYYIEDAFEKLPVHWMWWPAIGGLAVGIIGFFAPATLGVGYENITNMLSGKVPMILMLSLCFFKFLSWAIALGSGTSGGTLAPLLTIGGASGAILGSLILSLFPQSGISVPMAALVGMSSMFAGASRAYLTSITFALEATMQSHALLPLLGACTGSYLVSFFLMENTIMTEKIARRGIYTPDSYEPDVLRKMSVSDVVRQDLIAINEGNTIAETREYLRDYSVSESHFLVVDKDGLFVGTVTTLNILNESRNPDSSIAEITNRNIAILRSDDTLSKAVTLMSESTEDFLPVVSSNDNNTVNAILTYKDVLSAYQLNHHENHKAAVDLSLKRQHMKVLIKGKRLVNTEKIRLNSQK from the coding sequence ATGAAAATTTTCAAACAAGGAATCCCCATTTCTCCGTCTTTAACTTATCTAAATACCTCTGACAAGAACATAAAGAAGTCTTACTTTCAGAAGAAGCGTCTATTACGTATTTCAGCACTCTGTGTATTAACAGCAGCGGCCATCAGTTTCGTCGCAAAAATTCTTATTTATCTTATCAATCTGGTTACTAATATTTCTTTTTATGGCTCCTTTGACTTTGCTTTTAATAGTCCTGCCAATAACCTTTTAGGGCTATGGGTGATTGTTGTGCCTGCAATGGGAGGCCTTTTGGTGGGTTTAATGGCTTTATATGGATCGAAAGCTATAAGAGGTCACGGAATACCTGAAGCGATGGAGCAAATTCTAACGAACAAAAGCAGGATTAAGCCTTCCATTGCTTTTCTAAAGCCGATATCTGCAGCTATTGCAATAGGAACTGGAGGCCCCTTCGGCGCTGAGGGACCGATTATTGCTACTGGCGGAGCTTTTGGTTCAACGCTTGGTCAGCTCCTTCATGTTACTCCTAATGAGCGAAAGATCATTTTGGCAGCGGGCGCCACTGCCGGCATGTCGGCCATATTTGGAACACCGGTTGCAGCAATCTTCCTGGCTATTGAACTCCTTCTTTTCGAATTTTCTCCAAAGGCTGTCCTCCCTGTGGCCCTCGCGTGCATCACAGGAGCCGCAGGCCATCATTTCCTGTTTGAATCCGGACCGGTCTTCCCTATGCCAGATCTGGATATCCCATCAAACATGGCATTGGGGATATATAGCTTTATCGGAATTATTATAGGCATTATTTCAATGGCACTGACTAAGGCAGTCTACTATATTGAAGACGCTTTCGAAAAACTTCCGGTTCATTGGATGTGGTGGCCTGCTATTGGGGGGCTGGCGGTGGGTATAATTGGCTTCTTCGCTCCGGCAACTCTCGGAGTGGGATATGAAAACATCACAAACATGTTATCGGGAAAGGTTCCTATGATACTGATGCTGAGTCTGTGCTTCTTTAAATTTCTTTCCTGGGCAATAGCGTTGGGGAGTGGTACATCGGGCGGTACTTTGGCCCCCCTATTAACAATTGGAGGAGCAAGCGGGGCTATATTAGGCTCTTTGATACTGAGCTTGTTTCCTCAATCAGGCATCAGTGTTCCAATGGCTGCCCTGGTAGGAATGTCGTCTATGTTCGCCGGAGCATCGCGGGCTTATTTAACCAGTATTACATTCGCACTCGAAGCAACGATGCAGTCTCATGCCTTACTGCCTCTTTTGGGGGCTTGTACAGGATCATATCTGGTTTCCTTTTTCCTTATGGAAAATACTATTATGACTGAAAAAATAGCCAGAAGAGGGATATACACCCCCGATTCATATGAGCCTGATGTATTGAGAAAAATGTCGGTTTCGGACGTAGTTAGACAAGATCTCATTGCAATAAACGAAGGGAACACCATAGCAGAAACAAGAGAGTACTTACGCGATTATTCTGTTTCTGAGAGCCATTTTTTGGTTGTAGATAAGGATGGTTTATTTGTCGGGACGGTAACGACTCTCAATATTCTTAACGAAAGTCGGAATCCTGATTCTTCAATAGCAGAAATCACCAATCGAAACATCGCTATCCTAAGATCTGATGACACTCTTTCAAAAGCAGTAACCCTCATGTCGGAATCGACTGAAGATTTTCTGCCAGTAGTCTCATCAAATGATAATAATACAGTTAATGCTATTCTTACCTACAAGGACGTCTTATCCGCTTATCAATTAAACCATCATGAAAACCATAAGGCTGCTGTGGATCTATCGCTTAAAAGGCAACATATGAAGGTATTAATTAAAGGCAAACGACTAGTTAATACTGAAAAAATACGCCTGAATTCTCAAAAGTAA
- a CDS encoding glycoside hydrolase family 43 protein: MRKKGFKSTFNLKCRGAILLAAMLSMFDASSQEAKKTVKNAPVFSEFSYRGDDQIYNENPLHADEFYTPLLQGCYPDPSITRKGNDYYLVNSSFAFFPGVPIFHSNDLVNWKQLGHVLDRPSQLKVQDAGISAGIYAPDIKYNPNNDTFYMITTQFAGGIGNMVVKTKDPAKGWSDPIKLQFEGIDPSLFFDDNGKAYVVHNDAPPKGKALYEGHRVIKIWEYDVQNDRVVPGTDKIIVDGGVDISQKPIWIEGPHIYKKNGRYYLMCAEGGTGGWHSEVIFVSDKPTGPFIPANNNPILTQRYFPVNRANKVDWAGHADLVEGPGGKYYGVFLAIRPNETNRVTTGRGTFILPVDWTGEFPVFENGLIPLKTKLKSPAGVKNLTGQNGFFPNGNFTFTDNFAEKVLDYRWIGVRGPREDFISLTKNGLKINPYKQNIKAVAPTSTLFYRQQHNTFDATVTVKYVPQSEKDLAGIVCYQRETFNYVFGLTKKGNENYLVLARTEKGKTTIIGSEKIDIRKPVQLQVVAKGDNYQFNYSTDKQQFKNVGGTVSGDILSTDVAGGFTGSLIGLYATAENDITL, translated from the coding sequence ATGAGAAAAAAAGGGTTTAAATCTACTTTCAATCTAAAATGTCGCGGAGCAATTTTGCTGGCTGCAATGTTGTCAATGTTTGATGCATCCTCGCAGGAGGCTAAAAAAACAGTAAAGAACGCACCTGTTTTCAGTGAGTTCAGTTATAGAGGAGATGACCAGATATATAATGAAAATCCTCTCCATGCAGATGAGTTCTATACTCCTCTGTTGCAGGGTTGTTATCCCGATCCCAGCATTACACGAAAGGGGAATGATTACTACCTTGTAAATTCATCGTTTGCCTTTTTTCCCGGAGTTCCGATTTTCCATTCTAACGACCTGGTGAACTGGAAACAGCTAGGGCATGTGCTTGACAGGCCCTCGCAACTGAAAGTACAGGATGCAGGAATCTCGGCAGGAATCTATGCTCCTGATATTAAATATAATCCGAATAACGACACCTTCTATATGATAACCACCCAATTTGCCGGTGGGATAGGTAATATGGTAGTGAAGACAAAAGACCCGGCGAAGGGGTGGAGCGATCCTATCAAGCTTCAGTTTGAAGGTATAGACCCCTCGCTTTTCTTTGATGATAATGGAAAAGCATACGTTGTTCATAATGATGCCCCGCCAAAAGGAAAAGCTTTATATGAAGGGCATCGCGTAATAAAAATATGGGAATACGATGTTCAAAACGACCGTGTCGTTCCCGGGACCGATAAAATAATTGTCGACGGAGGAGTTGATATTTCTCAAAAGCCCATCTGGATTGAAGGCCCTCATATTTACAAAAAGAATGGAAGATATTACCTGATGTGTGCAGAAGGCGGCACTGGTGGCTGGCATAGTGAGGTGATTTTTGTTAGCGATAAACCTACCGGACCTTTTATACCGGCTAATAACAATCCTATTCTTACTCAAAGATACTTTCCTGTGAACCGGGCAAATAAAGTTGATTGGGCTGGCCACGCAGATTTAGTAGAAGGACCGGGAGGTAAATATTACGGTGTTTTTCTCGCTATCCGGCCGAACGAAACGAACCGTGTTACAACAGGCCGTGGGACATTCATTCTTCCGGTTGACTGGACCGGAGAGTTTCCTGTATTTGAAAACGGACTTATTCCTTTAAAAACGAAATTAAAAAGCCCTGCAGGCGTTAAAAACCTTACCGGACAAAACGGCTTTTTCCCGAATGGCAACTTCACCTTCACCGATAACTTTGCAGAAAAGGTGCTTGATTACCGGTGGATTGGTGTCCGGGGCCCCCGCGAGGACTTTATTAGCCTGACAAAAAACGGCTTGAAGATCAATCCATATAAGCAAAATATAAAAGCAGTTGCCCCTACGTCCACTCTTTTTTACAGGCAGCAGCATAATACCTTTGATGCGACGGTGACGGTAAAATATGTTCCGCAATCAGAAAAAGACCTGGCGGGAATTGTTTGTTATCAAAGAGAAACGTTTAATTACGTATTCGGACTTACAAAGAAGGGAAATGAAAACTATTTGGTTTTGGCAAGAACCGAAAAAGGCAAGACTACGATAATTGGAAGTGAGAAAATAGATATCAGGAAGCCGGTACAGTTACAGGTTGTGGCAAAGGGAGATAACTATCAGTTCAACTATTCGACGGATAAACAACAGTTTAAGAATGTGGGAGGAACCGTTTCTGGTGACATATTGTCAACGGATGTTGCCGGGGGGTTCACAGGTTCTTTAATCGGATTGTACGCAACTGCTGAAAACGATATTACTCTTTAG